In Halorientalis sp. LT38, a genomic segment contains:
- a CDS encoding Hsp20/alpha crystallin family protein, whose protein sequence is MRDRDDHDPIDDILSEIERVMNEMMGDDVHIDRGASAGFGSDLHVDVYEDEAQLRIVADLPGVEKDAIDLKCDGEVLTVAAASDRRDYEERIRLPARVDEHSASATYNNGVLEVTFDRADDSADIDL, encoded by the coding sequence CGATATTCTCAGCGAGATCGAGCGGGTCATGAACGAGATGATGGGGGACGACGTCCACATCGACCGGGGCGCAAGCGCCGGCTTCGGGTCGGACCTGCACGTGGACGTCTACGAGGACGAGGCGCAGTTGCGGATCGTCGCGGACCTCCCGGGCGTCGAGAAAGACGCCATCGACCTCAAGTGCGACGGCGAGGTGCTGACCGTCGCGGCCGCCTCGGACCGCCGGGACTACGAGGAACGGATCAGGCTCCCCGCCCGCGTCGACGAACACTCCGCGAGCGCGACGTACAACAACGGCGTCCTCGAGGTCACCTTCGACCGGGCCGACGACTCGGCCGACATCGACCTGTAA